In Gammaproteobacteria bacterium, the genomic stretch TGTAGCCGCCGCCGATCACGATCGCGGACCGGGCCCCCGCATCCACCACCGCCTTGATTGCATCCATGTCCTCGATGTTGCGAAGCACGAAAATCCCCGGATGATTGATCCCCGGAATGCCAGGCCGGATGGGATTCGCGCCGGGGCACAACACCAGCCGTTCGTAGGTTTCTCGGTACTGTTGTCCGGTCGCCAGTTCCTTGACCTCCAGGCAGCGGGCTGTGCGATCGATCGCCGTCACTTCATGGCCGGTGCGGACATCCAGGTTCAGGGTCCCGGCCAGGGTTTGCGGCGTTTGCAACAGCAAATCCCCGCGCTCGCGAATCGTCCCGCCGATGTGATAGGGCAATCCGCAGTTGGCGAAGGAAACGTAATGGCTGCGTTCGAGCACGACAATCTCCGCTCGTTCGCTCAGGCGCCGCGCCCGCGCCGCGGCGGACATGCCGGCGGCGACACCACCGACAATGACGATTTTCATGATGGGATTGACTTACGTCCCGCCGGCCCCGCGGGTATTGAGCCCCAGTGCCTTGTAGGCGGGACACCAGCCGATGAGACCGGTGACGAGGGGGATCAGCCTGACGGTCCCCCACCAGTTTCCATACATGACGCCCGCGATGATCAGCGCGACACCAATGACGATACGGATGATTTTCTCCGTTTGCCCGACATTGCATTGCATGGATTCTTTCTCTGCGGGTTCTCGCACCCCGATCATTTATGAAACGCTGATATGATCCTCGACCGACACGACGCCGGGTATCGACCACGCCGCCCGCCTGGCGGCCTCGCGTTCAGGCCAGCTGCGCACCCGGCCGCGCAGAGTTACCCTGCCGTCGGTCACGTCGATGGTGATGGCGCCGGCCTCAAGATCGGCGGCGCGCTCGAAGGCGGCCCGAATCTTGTCGCGCACGTCGGTGACATTGACGCGCGGCCGGATCCGGATATTGTCGACCACTGCCTTGACGCCACCGAGCTTGCGCACGTCGTTTTCAGCCGCGGCGCGCTGGTACTCATATTCGACTTCACCCGTCAGCGTGACGACGCCATGCTCCACCTTGACGGCCGGCATGGCGGTCTGCGAAAGCGAGACGTCCCAACCCATGATTTTGACCGCTCGCGCCGCAATCTCATCGTCCG encodes the following:
- a CDS encoding DUF2892 domain-containing protein, producing MREPAEKESMQCNVGQTEKIIRIVIGVALIIAGVMYGNWWGTVRLIPLVTGLIGWCPAYKALGLNTRGAGGT
- a CDS encoding BON domain-containing protein; its protein translation is MSEDLKLQQRVIDELEFDPSVDAAHIGVSVTGGVVTLTGHVESFAEKCASEQIVRRVKGVKALAQELEVRLPPHKKTADDEIAARAVKIMGWDVSLSQTAMPAVKVEHGVVTLTGEVEYEYQRAAAENDVRKLGGVKAVVDNIRIRPRVNVTDVRDKIRAAFERAADLEAGAITIDVTDGRVTLRGRVRSWPEREAARRAAWSIPGVVSVEDHISVS